TGGTGGACCTCGGCTCCCAGCGTGCGCAGACGCGCGACCTTGACCGGCGGTGCGGTCTCGGGCACGAACACGGTCGCCCGCACCCCGTGCGCCCGCGCCGCCCACGCGTTCGCCATGCCGGCGTTGCCACCTGACGCGATCACGACCCCGGCGTCGGGCAACGTGCCCGCGTCCAGGTGCGCGCCCACGAAGTTCAGCGCACCCCGGGCCTTGAACGAGCCCGTGTGCTGCATGAGCTCGAGCGCGAACACTCCGGTCGCGGCGCCCAGCGCCCCCGGGTCCATGGGCGCGAGCGCAACGGGTCGCACCTGTCCCGCGATGCGCTGCGCCGCGGCGAGGACGTCCAGGTGGTCGATGGTCATACGGAGTCCTCCGGTGGTGGGCTGCGGACCGGTGGGCCCAGAGAAACACTACGACGTGGCCGCCCGGGCCCCGGCTCGCGCCTCGCGGAGGACGAACGCCGAGGTAGAGGGCTGCCGTCGAGGTAGAGGGTCCCAGCCCTCTACCTCGACGGGAGCCCTCTACCTCGCGGACCGCGCGGGGCGCAGCTCACAGCCCCGCCTCGCGGTAGAAGCCCTCGATGTGCTCGCGGACCGCGTCCGCCGCCCCCGCTCCGTCGCCGCTCGCGACAGCGTCGAGGATCGCCCGGTGCTCGGCACGCAGGCGCACCGCGGTACGGGGCCAGTCCTCCAACCGTGCGGTCCCTGCCTCGACGTAGGACTCGATCGCCCCGCGGAGCCCGGTCATGACGGCCTCGACGAGCGCGTTGCCCGCGAGACGGACGAGCGCGACGTGGAACGCCGCGTCGAGCTCACGGAAGCGGGCCGCGTCGAGCGCGGGGTCGTCCATCGCGTCGAGCAGCGCGACTGCCTCGGCGAGCCCGGCGCCGGCGGCCTTCGCGGCGGCCTGCCCGACCGCCCAGGTCTCCAGCAGCACCCGGGTCTCCACGACGTCCCGGACCACGAGCGTCCCCGACGCGACGTGCAGTCGCACGGCCGCACCCAGGCCCGCGGCGGGGCGGTCGATCACGGTGGCTCCGGCGTCGGGCCCGGAGCCGACCGCGGTGCGGACGATGCCCATGGCCTCCAGGACGCGCAGCGCCTCGCGGACCGAGGGGCGCGAGACGCCGAGCTCCTCGGCGAGCGCGCGCTCGGCCGGGAGGCGTTCGCCGAGGCCCCAGCGGCCGGCGGTCAGGTCCGCCTCGATGCGGGCGAGGACGATCTCGTGGGTGCGCACGGGGTCAGCGTAGTGCTGCGCGGCGTCGTCAGGACGAGCAAGGCAGCTCGGTCACGCTCGTCCTGACGACGCCCTGCGGGAGGCCGGCTGGGGCGTCAGTCGGTGTCAGGCGGAGTCAGGCGCCCGCGCCGCAGGAGCAGGACGACGGTTCCGCCGACGACGAGCAGGGCCGCCACGCCGACCACCGGTCCGAGCGCGGTTCCCGTCGCGGCGAGCCGGTCGGACTTCTGCGCCTCCCGGGCCCCGTCGGTGGACGACGGGACCGACGCCGTGGAGGGCGCGCCCTCGGTCGTCGTGCCGGGCGTCGAGCTGCCCGTCGACGAGCCCGTGCTCGACCCGTCGCCCGGCGCGTCGGCGGTCGGCTCGTCAGTCGGCTCGTCAGTCGGCTCGTCAGTCGACGGCTCCGACGGCTCCGACGGCTCCGAGGAGACGATGACCGTCTCGCTGTCCTTGAACGGCGCCTGCTCCCACGTCGCGTAGATCTGGCAGTCCTCGCGGAGGGGAGTACCCGTGACGTCGCTCTGATGGTAGGACGTGCCGTCCCCACCGCCGCGCGCCGTCAGCATGACGGGTCCCTCGTCAGCGACGGCGTCGGCACACAGCCTGACCTCTGCGGGGTAGGTGGGGGCGTCGTGCATGACGAGGACGCCGTCCGTCGTGAGCTCCGCGTGCCCGGCGGACTCTTCGCACACCTGGACGGGCACGTCCGAGCTGATGGCGATGGGGCTCCCGAAGGCAGTGGTCCTGAGGACCCACGAGATCTCCCGCCCGGGCAAGACCGTCGGATTCGTCGCGGTCACGTCGACCCACTCGCGGCCCATGTCTGCGAGCCAGGCGATCTCCGCGTGGTCCAGTCCGAACATGTCGCAGTTGATCCCGTCGGTGACGCACCAGATCATCGACTGGAGCACGAGCCGCTCCGACACCGCCCCGTCCGCTCGGCCGACGAGGCCCAGGGGGGACGTGTAGCCGTCGCGGATCATCGTGTCGACAGCGGCGAGCTGCTGCTCGTTCAGACGTTGCGGTCTGGCCAGGGTGGGGAACGGGATCGGGACGTCCCCTTCCGCGAGCACACCACCCGGCAGCAGGGTGTTGCACGTGTTCAGCAGGGCGTCGGTGCAGAACGACCACGCGGAGACCGGTCCGCCGGTCG
This region of Oerskovia jenensis genomic DNA includes:
- a CDS encoding FadR/GntR family transcriptional regulator; protein product: MRTHEIVLARIEADLTAGRWGLGERLPAERALAEELGVSRPSVREALRVLEAMGIVRTAVGSGPDAGATVIDRPAAGLGAAVRLHVASGTLVVRDVVETRVLLETWAVGQAAAKAAGAGLAEAVALLDAMDDPALDAARFRELDAAFHVALVRLAGNALVEAVMTGLRGAIESYVEAGTARLEDWPRTAVRLRAEHRAILDAVASGDGAGAADAVREHIEGFYREAGL